Proteins from one Bradyrhizobium roseum genomic window:
- a CDS encoding aspartate/glutamate racemase family protein codes for MSRPRILVINPNSNHLVTQGLEQALKPLDFDGGPEIVCETLAEGPFGIESQADVDGVAMPLRRLVEGDNQSAAFVIACYSDPGLHVCREATDRPVFGIAECGVLTALARAETFGVIAIAQRSIRRHVRYLRQMGLTDRLTNERPLNMSVAETASGEGTLAKMIEVGRALKDEDGSGAIVMGCAGMARHRHQLEQALGIPVIDPTQAAVTMAFGTVQFGHH; via the coding sequence ATGTCACGACCGCGCATCCTCGTCATCAATCCCAACTCCAACCATCTCGTTACCCAAGGGCTGGAGCAGGCCCTGAAGCCGCTCGACTTCGACGGCGGACCGGAGATCGTTTGCGAGACGCTGGCGGAAGGTCCTTTCGGAATCGAGAGCCAGGCCGACGTCGATGGCGTGGCGATGCCGCTGCGCCGCCTCGTCGAGGGCGACAACCAGTCGGCCGCTTTCGTGATTGCCTGCTACAGCGATCCGGGCCTGCATGTCTGCCGCGAAGCCACTGACCGGCCGGTATTCGGCATCGCCGAATGTGGCGTGCTGACGGCGCTGGCGCGCGCCGAGACCTTTGGCGTGATTGCGATCGCGCAGCGCTCGATCCGCCGTCACGTCCGCTATCTCCGGCAGATGGGCCTGACGGATCGCCTGACCAATGAGCGGCCGCTCAACATGAGCGTGGCTGAAACTGCATCGGGCGAAGGAACGCTGGCGAAGATGATCGAGGTCGGGCGCGCTCTCAAGGACGAGGACGGGTCCGGCGCCATAGTGATGGGCTGCGCCGGCATGGCGCGTCACCGCCATCAGCTGGAACAAGCGCTCGGCATTCCCGTGATCGACCCGACCCAGGCGGCCGTGACCATGGCGTTCGGCACGGTGCAGTTCGGACATCACTAG
- the hydA gene encoding dihydropyrimidinase encodes MTEPVYDLVIRGGRVATVSDVFEADVAISGETIVAVGRGLPGARREIDARGKLVLPGGVDSHAHIEQLSAAGIVNADTFESATVSAAFGGTTTVIPFAAQHVGMKLPQVLEEYHALAKKGAVIDYAFHMIIADPTKETLEKDLPELIKQGHGSIKIFMTYDRLKIDDEPLLDILLAARDGGAMLCAHAENHGIIAWMVKRLLARGYTAPKYHAVSHARFSEAEAFNRLIGMAALIDQPIMIFHVSTAEGAKVIRDARGQGLKVFAETCPQYLFLTAADLDKPGNEGAKWMCSPPPRTTADQEALWQALALGDLQTVSSDHAPYRFDETGKLRAGPNPNFKQVANGLPGLEVRLPLLFDAMVSKGRLGLEKFVELTATAPAKIYNLHPRKGSIAVGADADIAIWDPAREVTLSDAMMHDLTGYTPFAGRKLQGWPTTVLSRGRVIVADGKRSVEAGTGRFLPRSGGEAAKPTGRLVPDMNPEQNFGATLL; translated from the coding sequence ATGACCGAGCCCGTCTACGACCTTGTCATCCGCGGCGGACGTGTCGCGACCGTGAGCGACGTGTTCGAGGCCGATGTCGCCATATCGGGCGAGACGATCGTGGCCGTCGGCCGCGGGCTGCCGGGCGCGCGGCGCGAGATCGACGCGCGGGGCAAGCTGGTTCTGCCCGGCGGCGTCGACAGCCATGCCCATATCGAACAGCTCTCGGCCGCAGGCATCGTGAACGCCGATACGTTCGAGAGCGCCACCGTCTCGGCCGCTTTCGGCGGCACCACCACGGTGATCCCGTTTGCGGCCCAGCATGTCGGCATGAAGCTGCCGCAGGTGCTGGAGGAGTATCATGCGCTCGCAAAAAAGGGCGCGGTGATCGATTACGCCTTCCACATGATCATTGCCGATCCGACCAAGGAGACGCTGGAAAAAGATCTGCCTGAGCTGATCAAGCAGGGCCACGGTTCGATCAAGATATTCATGACCTATGATCGTCTGAAGATCGACGACGAACCGCTGCTCGACATTCTGCTTGCCGCGCGCGACGGCGGTGCGATGCTCTGTGCCCACGCCGAAAATCACGGCATCATCGCCTGGATGGTGAAGCGGCTGTTGGCGCGCGGCTACACCGCGCCAAAGTATCACGCCGTCAGCCATGCCCGCTTCTCCGAGGCCGAGGCGTTCAACCGGCTGATCGGCATGGCCGCGCTGATCGACCAGCCGATCATGATTTTTCACGTCTCGACCGCCGAAGGCGCCAAGGTGATCCGCGACGCGCGCGGGCAGGGGCTGAAAGTGTTTGCGGAAACCTGCCCGCAATATCTGTTCCTCACCGCCGCCGATCTCGACAAACCGGGAAATGAAGGCGCCAAATGGATGTGCAGCCCGCCGCCGCGCACCACCGCCGATCAGGAAGCGCTGTGGCAGGCGCTGGCGCTCGGCGATCTGCAGACCGTTTCGTCCGATCATGCGCCGTACCGGTTTGACGAGACCGGCAAGCTGCGTGCCGGCCCCAATCCGAATTTCAAGCAGGTGGCGAACGGTCTGCCGGGCCTTGAGGTCCGCCTGCCGTTGCTGTTCGACGCCATGGTATCGAAGGGCCGATTGGGTCTCGAAAAATTCGTCGAACTGACCGCGACCGCGCCGGCCAAGATCTACAACCTGCATCCGCGCAAGGGCTCGATTGCGGTCGGCGCGGATGCCGATATCGCGATCTGGGACCCGGCGCGCGAGGTCACGCTGAGCGACGCGATGATGCATGACCTGACGGGCTACACGCCGTTTGCCGGGCGCAAACTGCAGGGTTGGCCGACGACCGTGCTGTCGCGCGGGCGCGTCATCGTGGCGGACGGCAAGCGTTCGGTCGAGGCAGGCACGGGCCGCTTCCTGCCGCGCAGCGGCGGCGAGGCGGCGAAGCCGACCGGGCGGCTGGTGCCGGACATGAACCCCGAGCAGAACTTTGGCGCGACTCTGCTGTGA
- a CDS encoding NAD-dependent epimerase/dehydratase family protein, whose protein sequence is MKVLVFGGAGFVGLNIAAALLVRGHSVTSFDRAGLPRGATNDFARYGDRLTAVQGDVRDSQAVQAAVTAGYDAIILGTAITAGPEREASDPETILQVNLLAQTPILMAAQKTGVKRIINLSSAAAYGASAFHHPLLDEETPCDPASLYAITKFASEKVAARLAGLWQREIVSVRLSAVFGPWERSNDVRDTPSPQAQILSAMQGGYQAILSRPGVRDWIYAADVADAVSLLIEAPKPEYQLYNISSGMEWSALQWGEELAALHPGLVCRLADAGEVATVDLHSAADRAPLSVARMADEFGWRARFGCADSAADLSAWWKRHREDT, encoded by the coding sequence ATGAAGGTTCTTGTCTTCGGCGGCGCCGGTTTCGTCGGGCTCAATATCGCCGCGGCGCTGCTGGTGCGCGGTCATAGCGTGACGTCGTTCGACCGCGCGGGCCTACCGCGCGGCGCAACGAATGATTTTGCGCGGTATGGCGATCGGCTGACGGCCGTCCAGGGCGATGTCAGGGATAGCCAGGCCGTGCAAGCCGCAGTCACGGCTGGTTATGACGCCATCATCCTCGGGACGGCGATCACGGCCGGACCGGAACGCGAGGCCAGCGATCCCGAGACCATTTTGCAGGTCAATCTGCTGGCGCAGACGCCGATCCTGATGGCCGCACAAAAGACCGGCGTCAAACGGATCATCAATCTGTCGTCCGCAGCCGCCTATGGCGCGAGCGCATTCCATCATCCGCTGCTCGATGAAGAAACGCCATGTGACCCGGCCTCGCTCTATGCCATCACCAAATTCGCATCCGAGAAGGTGGCGGCGCGGCTGGCCGGTCTCTGGCAGCGGGAAATCGTCAGCGTGCGGCTGAGCGCCGTGTTCGGGCCCTGGGAGCGCAGCAACGACGTGCGCGACACGCCGAGCCCGCAGGCGCAGATCCTGTCGGCGATGCAGGGAGGGTACCAGGCCATCCTGTCGCGCCCGGGCGTCAGGGACTGGATTTATGCGGCCGATGTTGCGGATGCCGTGTCGTTGCTGATCGAGGCGCCGAAGCCGGAGTATCAACTCTATAACATTTCAAGCGGCATGGAATGGTCGGCGTTGCAGTGGGGTGAGGAACTCGCCGCGTTGCATCCGGGCCTTGTTTGCCGGCTGGCCGATGCCGGTGAAGTGGCAACCGTCGACCTGCATAGCGCCGCCGACCGCGCGCCGCTGTCGGTGGCGCGCATGGCGGATGAATTCGGCTGGCGCGCGCGGTTCGGCTGTGCCGACTCGGCCGCTGATCTGAGCGCGTGGTGGAAGCGGCATCGGGAGGACACATGA
- a CDS encoding SDR family oxidoreductase, with protein MRLAGRTAIVTGAGSGIGRASAVLFAKEGAFVALVDRDGAGLQETLAAIAEAKGEASLHVGDVGEADFAKDTVGDVIARRGQLDVLMTAAGFSCGGTVLTTDPADWDAVFRTNVGGTWLWARAAIPDMQRQGSGSIITLASQLAIAGGRGNTAYIAAKGAIISLTRTIALDFATDGIRVNAIAPGAIDTPMLRRSFARHADPEPVREASRNRHAMKRFGQAEEVAQTALHLASDASSFTTGTVMPVDGGWLVA; from the coding sequence ATGAGACTGGCAGGACGGACGGCGATCGTGACCGGTGCCGGCTCCGGCATCGGCCGGGCCAGCGCGGTGCTGTTTGCGAAGGAGGGTGCGTTTGTCGCGCTGGTCGATCGCGATGGCGCGGGCTTGCAGGAAACGCTGGCGGCAATCGCAGAAGCGAAGGGCGAGGCGTCGCTGCATGTCGGCGATGTCGGCGAGGCCGATTTTGCAAAGGACACGGTGGGCGATGTCATCGCGCGGCGCGGCCAGCTCGACGTTCTGATGACGGCGGCCGGCTTTTCCTGCGGCGGCACCGTGCTGACCACCGATCCGGCCGACTGGGACGCGGTGTTCCGCACCAATGTCGGCGGCACCTGGCTATGGGCGCGCGCGGCGATCCCTGACATGCAGCGGCAGGGCAGCGGCTCGATCATCACGCTGGCGTCGCAGCTTGCAATCGCCGGTGGCCGCGGCAACACGGCCTACATCGCCGCCAAGGGCGCGATCATCAGCCTGACCCGGACAATCGCGCTCGATTTCGCCACCGACGGCATCCGCGTCAACGCGATTGCGCCGGGCGCCATTGATACCCCGATGCTGCGGCGCAGTTTTGCCCGGCACGCCGACCCCGAACCGGTGCGCGAAGCCTCCCGCAACCGCCATGCCATGAAACGGTTTGGCCAGGCCGAGGAGGTGGCGCAGACCGCGCTGCACCTGGCCAGTGATGCATCTTCGTTCACGACCGGCACCGTGATGCCGGTCGACGGCGGCTGGCTCGTGGCATGA
- a CDS encoding NAD(P)-binding domain-containing protein gives MNDALAALEDRVRADLAKTAHPDAAWLTPKLGPDDRPALDVLIVGAGQSGLATAFGLLRSQVSNILVLDKSEQGQEGPWLTYARMHTLRSPKHFTGPDLDIPSLTYQSWHEARFGEENWRKLDLISRELWAEYLLWFRRIVDVPVRNGCAVVEISPAPGGLLAARVQTVDGFDMLFARKIVLATGQEGMGDWTVPEPLRHLPPSLCAHAAQPIDFAALRGKRVAVIGAGASAFDNAAVALESGAAEVNLFCRRAEIQVIQPYRWLTFRGFLRHFSDLDDAWRWRFMRTVLEMREGFPQATYDRCARHAHFHLQEGAPVDAARELPDGVELQTPRGMFAVDFVICGTGIDMNFAGRPELKNCAANIATWADRYQPPPEERSPRLGRFPYLADDYALMERTEGDTPWIANIHVFAIASTMSFGASGSSINAMTTAVPKLVHGLTRGLFRADVERHWASFRAYDVPQAAVARKITDRASR, from the coding sequence ATGAACGACGCTCTTGCCGCTCTCGAAGACCGGGTTCGCGCCGATCTTGCCAAGACCGCGCATCCGGATGCCGCGTGGCTGACGCCAAAGCTCGGGCCGGACGACAGGCCGGCACTGGACGTGCTGATCGTGGGCGCCGGGCAATCGGGGCTCGCAACGGCATTCGGGCTGTTGCGCTCACAGGTCAGCAACATCCTCGTGCTCGACAAGTCCGAACAGGGACAGGAGGGACCGTGGCTCACCTACGCCCGCATGCACACGCTGCGCAGCCCAAAGCATTTCACCGGCCCGGATCTCGATATTCCGAGCCTGACCTATCAATCGTGGCACGAGGCGCGGTTTGGTGAAGAAAATTGGCGAAAGCTCGACCTGATCTCGCGTGAACTCTGGGCGGAATATCTGCTCTGGTTCAGGCGGATCGTAGACGTGCCAGTGCGCAATGGCTGTGCGGTCGTCGAGATATCGCCGGCCCCGGGCGGATTGCTCGCGGCCAGGGTGCAAACGGTTGATGGCTTCGATATGCTGTTTGCACGGAAAATTGTGCTGGCGACCGGGCAGGAGGGCATGGGCGACTGGACCGTTCCAGAGCCGCTGCGTCATCTGCCGCCGTCGCTTTGCGCGCATGCGGCGCAGCCGATCGATTTTGCGGCCTTGCGCGGCAAGCGCGTCGCGGTGATCGGCGCCGGCGCGTCGGCCTTCGACAATGCCGCGGTGGCACTGGAATCCGGCGCGGCAGAGGTGAACCTGTTCTGCCGCAGGGCGGAGATTCAGGTCATCCAGCCCTATCGCTGGCTCACCTTTCGCGGTTTCCTGCGGCACTTTTCCGATCTCGACGATGCCTGGCGCTGGCGCTTCATGCGCACCGTCCTGGAGATGCGGGAAGGTTTTCCGCAGGCGACCTATGACCGGTGTGCGCGCCATGCCCATTTTCACCTGCAGGAGGGCGCGCCGGTCGATGCCGCACGGGAGTTGCCTGACGGCGTGGAATTGCAGACGCCGCGTGGCATGTTCGCGGTTGACTTTGTGATCTGCGGTACCGGCATCGACATGAATTTTGCGGGCCGGCCCGAACTGAAGAATTGCGCCGCCAACATCGCGACCTGGGCCGACCGCTACCAGCCGCCGCCGGAGGAGCGCAGCCCGCGGCTCGGACGCTTTCCGTATCTCGCCGACGACTACGCGCTGATGGAACGCACCGAAGGCGACACGCCATGGATAGCTAACATTCATGTGTTCGCGATTGCCTCCACCATGAGCTTTGGCGCCTCGGGCTCGTCGATCAACGCGATGACCACAGCGGTGCCGAAACTGGTGCACGGGCTGACGCGCGGCCTGTTCCGCGCCGATGTCGAGCGACACTGGGCGTCATTCAGGGCCTACGACGTGCCGCAGGCGGCCGTCGCGCGAAAGATCACAGATCGAGCGTCACGCTGA
- a CDS encoding PDR/VanB family oxidoreductase, producing MTARLIMKLRVEKMRLTTPDVLHLQLVHPLRPVLPEWSPGAHVDLRMPDGRVRQYSLCGDPDDRSRYEIAVKREAGGRGGSIWVHENLREGSEVHISTPRNNLPLSDKGKHYVLIAGGIGITPFLSMARMLKRQDKDFTLHYCARSAEQAPLLAELQDVCGKNLQCWFSADRRRFDPAAVGPYDENTHVYICGPQRLLDAVQSALSAWPEEQVHGEVFQMTVDENFKPEPFEATVASTGQRLLVPADKSLLDVLRANDFPLPSSCEMGVCGSCECGYRDGIVLHRDKVLPTSKRQDRLMLCVSRARVSVTLDL from the coding sequence ATGACCGCGCGTCTCATCATGAAGCTGCGCGTCGAAAAGATGCGCCTCACGACGCCGGATGTTCTGCACCTGCAACTGGTTCATCCGCTTCGGCCGGTGCTTCCGGAATGGTCCCCAGGCGCGCATGTCGACCTGCGCATGCCCGATGGCCGGGTTCGGCAATATTCGCTATGCGGCGACCCTGACGACCGCTCCAGGTACGAGATCGCCGTCAAGCGCGAGGCCGGGGGCCGCGGCGGATCGATCTGGGTTCACGAGAACCTGCGTGAAGGCAGCGAGGTGCACATCTCCACGCCGCGCAACAATCTTCCGCTCAGCGACAAGGGAAAGCATTACGTTCTGATCGCCGGTGGCATCGGCATCACGCCGTTCCTGTCGATGGCCCGCATGCTGAAGCGCCAGGACAAGGATTTCACTCTCCACTATTGCGCGCGATCGGCAGAGCAGGCGCCGCTGCTCGCCGAACTCCAGGATGTTTGCGGCAAAAACCTGCAGTGCTGGTTCTCCGCAGACCGCCGGCGCTTCGATCCGGCGGCCGTCGGACCCTATGACGAGAATACGCACGTCTACATCTGTGGGCCGCAGCGGCTGCTGGATGCCGTACAGTCGGCCTTGAGCGCATGGCCCGAAGAACAGGTTCACGGCGAAGTCTTTCAGATGACGGTCGACGAGAACTTCAAGCCCGAGCCGTTCGAGGCGACCGTCGCATCGACCGGTCAGCGATTGCTGGTGCCCGCGGACAAGTCACTGCTCGACGTGTTGCGCGCCAATGATTTTCCCCTGCCGTCGTCCTGCGAAATGGGCGTGTGCGGTTCCTGCGAATGCGGCTACCGCGACGGCATTGTGCTGCATCGCGACAAGGTGCTGCCGACATCGAAGCGGCAGGACCGGCTGATGCTGTGCGTGTCGCGCGCGCGCGTCAGCGTGACGCTCGATCTGTGA
- a CDS encoding MOSC domain-containing protein: MTEAFAHPAGSIAVAKPGGATRWQGKLLHIHVAPSASYEMEELQEAECIAGRGIVGDRYFEGTGTYSPKPDVREVTLIEQEALDALSRNDPPLQDGPITLEPRDHRRNLTVIGVPLNHLVGRRFRVGDVILRGGRLNFPCKYLEELLGLPVFLPLYNRSGLNCGIERGGIIRPGDVIELLDQ, encoded by the coding sequence ATGACGGAGGCGTTTGCGCATCCCGCGGGGTCCATCGCCGTCGCCAAGCCCGGCGGCGCCACCCGATGGCAAGGAAAGCTGCTTCACATCCATGTCGCGCCCAGCGCCAGTTATGAGATGGAAGAACTCCAGGAGGCCGAATGCATCGCTGGTCGCGGCATCGTCGGCGACCGCTATTTTGAGGGCACCGGCACCTATTCGCCAAAACCCGACGTGCGTGAGGTGACGCTGATCGAACAGGAAGCGCTCGATGCGCTGTCACGGAACGATCCGCCGCTGCAGGATGGCCCGATCACGCTTGAGCCGCGCGACCACCGCCGGAATCTGACCGTTATCGGCGTGCCGCTCAATCATCTGGTCGGACGCCGGTTCAGGGTCGGCGACGTGATTCTGCGCGGTGGCCGGTTGAACTTTCCCTGCAAATATCTCGAAGAACTGCTGGGGCTTCCCGTATTCCTTCCGCTCTATAACCGCTCAGGCCTGAACTGCGGCATCGAGCGCGGCGGAATCATCCGGCCCGGCGACGTGATAGAGTTGCTCGATCAATGA
- a CDS encoding Rid family detoxifying hydrolase: protein MTTKSIVSTTNAAPAAGPYSQATRTEQLVFASGQLPIDPASGAIPDGIEQQTRQSLANLSAVLEAGGASFASVLKTTVFLKNMDDFAVMNGIYAEFFSDQPPARSTIDVARLPKDALVEVEAIALRTKG, encoded by the coding sequence ATGACCACGAAATCCATCGTCAGCACCACCAACGCCGCACCGGCAGCCGGCCCCTACTCGCAGGCAACCCGCACTGAACAGCTGGTGTTTGCGTCCGGGCAACTGCCGATCGATCCGGCCTCCGGGGCTATTCCGGACGGCATCGAGCAGCAGACCCGGCAGTCGCTGGCGAATCTGTCGGCCGTGCTGGAAGCTGGCGGCGCGTCTTTCGCGAGCGTCCTGAAGACGACCGTGTTCCTGAAGAACATGGACGACTTTGCCGTCATGAACGGAATCTACGCCGAATTCTTCAGCGATCAGCCGCCGGCCCGCTCGACCATCGACGTCGCGCGCCTGCCCAAAGATGCGCTGGTCGAAGTCGAAGCGATCGCCTTGCGCACGAAAGGATGA
- a CDS encoding DJ-1/PfpI family protein — protein MRFGIFIYDGVEPIDLATFGVLSMARRIAPQIEVCTIAPKAGIVRLSSGLDVIAQFGIDDAPGCDIVIVTGGPGWEDQTRSPATLAYIRRVHASGRIASVCTGAMILAASGVLDDGEATTKRSVVPPEVSPLARMRAMYPRIDAREAAIVHSGAVVTGGGVSLCIDTTLHILADMLGEQLAGETARILEYRRAREANSNAKAFLAG, from the coding sequence ATGCGGTTCGGAATATTCATCTATGACGGTGTCGAACCGATCGATCTCGCGACATTCGGCGTGCTCTCGATGGCGCGCCGGATCGCGCCGCAGATTGAAGTCTGCACCATCGCGCCAAAAGCAGGCATCGTCCGGCTATCCAGCGGGCTCGACGTCATCGCGCAGTTCGGCATCGATGACGCGCCGGGCTGCGACATTGTGATCGTGACGGGAGGCCCAGGGTGGGAGGATCAGACGCGGTCTCCCGCGACGCTTGCGTATATCAGGCGGGTCCACGCCTCCGGCCGGATCGCATCGGTGTGCACGGGTGCCATGATCCTGGCGGCGAGCGGCGTTCTCGATGACGGCGAAGCTACCACGAAGCGTTCGGTCGTGCCTCCCGAAGTCTCGCCGCTCGCGCGAATGCGCGCCATGTATCCCCGCATCGATGCACGGGAAGCGGCGATCGTCCATAGCGGCGCCGTCGTGACCGGCGGCGGCGTCTCGCTCTGCATCGATACGACGCTTCATATCCTGGCAGACATGCTCGGCGAACAGCTCGCCGGCGAAACGGCGCGAATTCTGGAATACCGGCGTGCCCGCGAAGCCAACAGCAACGCGAAAGCATTCCTCGCGGGATAA
- a CDS encoding MFS transporter, producing MRSIVFASSVGTIIEWYDFLIYATAAALVFNKAFFPTVDPLAGTLAALGTYAVGFLARPLGGALFGHFGDRLGRKSMLVLTMFIMGLSTFCIGLLPNYASIGVLAPILLILLRIVQGIGLGGEWGGASLMVIEHSPADKRGFYGSFVQIGFPIGLVLASLVFALATKLPEADFQSWGWRIPFLASIVLLGLGTFIRSRVPETPVFERMKATDSFSSNPVGEVVGKNFKTFLIAVGLKLSEVSWVYMLTVFVVVYATTKLDMPKQLLLDAVMYAALFELLTLPMFGWLSDKIGRRPLFILGAIFTMAFAFPLFWMLETKSVALVTTAIIIAMNFGHGMMFGLESTYFPELFGPRVRYSGASFGFQVAAAIGGGFSPIIATALVGYLGGTAGVSIMMIGIALITLWAALAARETKDEALIG from the coding sequence ATGCGATCGATCGTGTTTGCGAGCAGCGTCGGCACCATCATCGAGTGGTATGATTTCCTGATCTATGCAACGGCCGCGGCGCTGGTGTTCAACAAGGCATTCTTTCCGACCGTCGACCCCCTCGCCGGAACACTGGCGGCGCTCGGGACCTATGCCGTCGGTTTTCTCGCGCGTCCGCTCGGCGGCGCGCTGTTCGGTCATTTCGGCGACCGGCTCGGCCGCAAATCGATGCTGGTGCTGACCATGTTCATCATGGGGCTGAGCACGTTCTGCATCGGCCTGCTGCCGAACTACGCGTCGATCGGCGTGCTCGCTCCCATCCTCCTCATCCTGCTGCGCATCGTTCAGGGCATCGGCCTTGGCGGCGAGTGGGGCGGCGCTTCGCTGATGGTGATCGAGCATTCGCCGGCCGACAAGCGCGGATTCTACGGCAGTTTCGTTCAAATCGGATTCCCGATCGGGCTGGTGCTGGCATCGCTGGTGTTTGCGCTCGCGACAAAACTTCCCGAGGCCGATTTCCAGTCCTGGGGCTGGCGCATCCCCTTCCTGGCCAGCATCGTCCTGCTCGGGCTCGGCACGTTCATCCGGTCCAGGGTTCCGGAGACCCCGGTGTTCGAACGGATGAAAGCCACAGACTCGTTCTCGAGCAACCCGGTCGGCGAAGTCGTCGGCAAGAACTTCAAAACCTTCCTGATCGCCGTGGGCCTGAAACTGTCGGAAGTGTCGTGGGTCTACATGCTGACGGTGTTCGTCGTCGTCTACGCGACCACGAAGCTGGATATGCCCAAGCAGTTGCTGCTCGACGCCGTGATGTATGCGGCGCTGTTCGAGCTGCTGACGCTGCCGATGTTCGGATGGCTATCGGACAAGATCGGGCGACGCCCCCTCTTCATATTGGGCGCGATCTTCACGATGGCCTTCGCATTTCCGCTGTTCTGGATGCTGGAGACCAAGAGTGTCGCGCTGGTGACGACGGCGATCATCATCGCCATGAACTTCGGCCACGGCATGATGTTCGGACTGGAGTCGACCTACTTCCCGGAACTGTTCGGTCCGCGCGTGCGCTATAGCGGCGCGTCGTTCGGCTTCCAGGTCGCGGCCGCGATCGGCGGCGGCTTCTCGCCGATCATCGCAACGGCGCTGGTCGGATATCTCGGCGGAACGGCGGGTGTCTCGATCATGATGATCGGGATCGCGCTGATCACGCTGTGGGCGGCCCTTGCCGCGCGGGAAACAAAAGACGAAGCCCTGATCGGCTGA
- a CDS encoding helix-turn-helix domain-containing protein has translation MSTEHIPDNSQLSVLADEIRHFRKKNHFSLEMLADASGVSRSMISKIERCETVPSTVILSKLAEALGVTFSQLMAPAVEREIVHIPAGRQPVLKDDESGFLRRCISPVLPGRGIDWVLNTLPPEAETGNFVAHRRGVEEYIYVLRGRMRATIGDQRVTLSQGDSLYFQADADHSFLNLGKTQCEYFLVIDTSKVR, from the coding sequence TTGAGTACTGAACATATCCCCGATAATTCTCAGCTTTCGGTCTTGGCCGACGAGATCCGCCATTTTCGCAAGAAGAACCACTTCTCCCTCGAAATGCTGGCCGATGCGTCGGGCGTCAGCCGCTCGATGATATCCAAGATCGAGCGCTGCGAGACGGTCCCGTCGACCGTGATCCTGTCAAAGCTGGCGGAGGCATTGGGCGTCACTTTCTCGCAGTTGATGGCGCCTGCGGTAGAGCGCGAGATCGTTCACATCCCGGCCGGGCGCCAGCCCGTGTTGAAGGACGATGAATCCGGTTTCCTGCGCCGATGCATTTCGCCGGTACTGCCGGGACGCGGCATCGACTGGGTGCTCAATACGCTGCCGCCCGAGGCCGAGACCGGCAATTTCGTCGCGCATCGCCGCGGCGTCGAGGAATACATTTACGTCCTGCGCGGCCGGATGCGCGCCACGATCGGCGATCAGCGGGTCACGCTGAGCCAGGGCGACTCGCTGTATTTCCAGGCGGACGCCGACCACTCCTTCCTGAACCTCGGCAAGACCCAGTGCGAGTATTTTCTGGTGATCGACACCTCGAAAGTGCGCTGA